A section of the Manis javanica isolate MJ-LG unplaced genomic scaffold, MJ_LKY HiC_scaffold_25, whole genome shotgun sequence genome encodes:
- the LOC140847618 gene encoding olfactory receptor 5AN1-like, with protein MIRRENITEITHFILLGFSDFSRFKALLFVVFLVIYVTTLIWNLSLIILIRMDSHLHTPMYFFLSNLSFLDICYVTSTAPKMLSDFFQEQHTITLVGCAVQYFFFAALGLTETCLMTGMAYDRYAAICNPLLYSSIMSPTLCFGMVLGSYMAGISGSVSQVCAILQLHFCGPNVIRHFFCDMPQLLVLSCSDIFFAKLLLAILVMIFGIINALVVMISYVYIVIAIMKITTAKGRSKAFNTCASHLTVVSLFYTSSSFVYLSSSSGGSSNFDRFASVFYTVMIPMLNPLIYSLRNKEIKDALKRLQKKGGYC; from the coding sequence ATgattagaagagaaaatattacaGAGATCACCCACTTCATCCTCTTGGGGTTCTCCGATTTTTCCAGGTTCAAAGCACTgctctttgttgtgttcctggtgATCTACGTTACAACTCTGATTTGGAACCTGAGTCTCATCATCTTAATAAGGAtggattcccacctccacacacccatgtacttcttcctcagtaaCCTGTCTTTCCTAGATATCTGCTATGTGACCTCCACAGCCCCCAAgatgctctctgacttcttccAAGAACAGCATACTATAACCCTAGTGGGTTGTGCTGTTCAGTACTTCTTCTTTGCAGCCCTGGGACTGACTGAGACTTGTCTCATGACAggcatggcctatgaccgctatgctgcCATTTGTAATCCACTTCTCTACTCATCAATCATGTCACCCACCCTCTGTTTTGGGATGGTGCTGGGGTCCTACATGGCTGGCATCTCTGGCTCTGTATCCCAAGTGTGtgccattcttcaactccacttctgtgggcctaatgtcattcgccacttcttctgtgacatgccccaGCTGTTAGTCCTGTCCTGCTCTGACATTTTCTTTGCCAAACTCTTACTTGCTATATTAGTAATGATCTTTGGGATAATAAATGCCCTTGTTGTCATGATATCCTATGTCTATATTGTCATCGCCATCATGAAGATCACTACAGCTAAAGGCAGGTCGAAGGCTTTcaacacctgtgcttctcacctgacAGTAGTTTCCCTCTTCTATACCTCAAGTAGCTTTGTCTATTTGAGTTCCAGCTCCGGTGGTTCTTCCAACTTTGACAGATTCGCATCAGTCTTCTACACAGTGATGATTCCCATGTTGAATCCCTTgatttacagtctgaggaacaaggaaatcaaagatgcctTGAAGAGGTTGCAGAAGAAGGGAGGGTATTGCTGA